A window of the Bradyrhizobium ottawaense genome harbors these coding sequences:
- a CDS encoding DUF1254 domain-containing protein, translated as MFTKRDLLRSAALAAIAVTAAKAVPANAQAKAEWPDIREAKAIAEEGFIYGLPIVMNYAVMYEYSVDKNSGQFKAPFNQINNEARVFTYKDTAIITPNSDTPYSIVWTDLRAEPIVLSVPAVEKTRYYAVMLCDGSTFNYGYVGSRATGSEAGDYMVVGPDWKGATPPGIKKVFQSSTQFSIVVYRTQLFNAEDMPNVEKIQAGYKVQPLSAYLKQPAPAAAPAINFPKANAELVKKNFFEYLDFALQFAPAGPEETQIRAKLARIGIGAGKTFDFKDLPLTHKIEIGLGMRDGEEKVVKYLASGQKDVNGWKIGSLFGDRQFYSGDWLKRAAAAKGGIYGNDAVEAVYPLTRTVADGEVLDGSKHSYTLTFPAGQLPPVNAFWSVTMYDGKTQLLIENPINRYLINSPMLPGMKRNADGSLTLHIQNKSPGADKEANWLPAPNGEIYLVMRLYWPRPEAPSVLPAGQGTWQPPGIKRV; from the coding sequence ATGTTTACAAAACGCGATCTGCTTCGTTCCGCAGCGCTGGCTGCGATCGCTGTCACGGCGGCGAAAGCTGTCCCGGCAAACGCACAGGCCAAAGCGGAATGGCCTGACATCCGCGAGGCCAAGGCGATCGCCGAGGAAGGCTTCATCTACGGGCTGCCGATCGTAATGAACTACGCGGTCATGTATGAATATTCAGTCGACAAGAACTCGGGGCAATTCAAGGCGCCGTTCAATCAGATCAATAACGAGGCGAGGGTCTTCACATACAAAGACACGGCCATCATAACCCCCAACAGCGACACACCGTACTCGATCGTATGGACCGATCTGCGTGCCGAACCGATCGTCCTTTCGGTGCCGGCTGTCGAGAAGACGCGCTATTATGCGGTAATGCTGTGCGACGGCAGCACGTTCAACTACGGATATGTCGGTAGCCGCGCGACCGGCAGCGAGGCGGGTGACTATATGGTGGTCGGTCCCGATTGGAAGGGCGCCACCCCACCCGGTATCAAGAAGGTCTTCCAGTCCTCGACGCAGTTTTCGATCGTTGTCTACCGCACGCAACTTTTCAATGCTGAAGACATGCCGAATGTCGAGAAGATCCAGGCGGGCTACAAAGTGCAGCCCCTATCGGCCTATCTGAAGCAACCCGCACCGGCCGCGGCACCGGCCATCAACTTTCCCAAAGCCAATGCGGAGTTGGTGAAGAAAAACTTCTTCGAGTACCTCGACTTCGCCTTGCAGTTCGCCCCGGCCGGGCCGGAGGAAACGCAGATCCGCGCCAAGCTCGCCCGCATTGGCATCGGGGCCGGCAAGACCTTCGACTTCAAGGATCTTCCACTGACGCACAAGATTGAAATCGGGCTGGGAATGAGAGACGGCGAAGAGAAGGTCGTAAAGTATCTTGCCAGCGGGCAGAAAGACGTAAATGGGTGGAAAATCGGATCGCTGTTCGGAGACCGCCAATTCTACAGCGGCGACTGGCTGAAGCGCGCTGCTGCCGCCAAGGGCGGCATCTATGGCAACGACGCGGTTGAGGCCGTCTATCCGCTGACGAGGACGGTTGCCGATGGCGAGGTCCTCGATGGTTCCAAGCACAGTTACACCCTTACTTTCCCAGCTGGACAATTGCCGCCGGTGAACGCGTTCTGGTCGGTGACGATGTACGACGGCAAGACACAGTTGCTGATCGAAAATCCGATCAACCGCTATCTGATCAATTCGCCGATGCTGCCGGGCATGAAGCGGAACGCGGACGGTTCGCTGACGCTCCACATCCAGAATAAATCGCCGGGCGCCGACAAGGAGGCCAATTGGCTTCCGGCGCCGAACGGAGAAATCTATCTCGTCATGCGTCTGTACTGGCCGAGGCCGGAAGCGCCGTCGGTCCTGCCGGCGGGCCAAGGGACATGGCAGCCGCCTGGTATCAAGCGGGTTTGA